The Geothrix sp. genome has a window encoding:
- the dnaE gene encoding DNA polymerase III subunit alpha produces MSFAHLHLHTEHSLLDGLTRIPDLVKKCRASGMPAVAVTDHGNMFGMMKLYDACEKTKDAEGNWAVKPILGCEVYVAPKTRFDRKLEAKNTTGEEGLEDCVDPSGSRDAGYHLVLLAKNSVGFANLSKLVSAGFTEGFYYKPRIDKDILREHSEGLIALSACLGGEVQARILQNRLDQAERVSRDFRDIFGEDFYLEIQDQGFDKEREIIPYQMELAKKLGIPLVATNDAHYLNHEDADLHDTLLCIGTKTTKAKEKRMRFSTDQFFVKTPEEMRSVFPDHPEYLERTLEIAAKIDLFPITRKPVTPRFPVPEGYDLESYFLHVAKETFEQRLAECRPLWQAGALKHAEEKYRERLAFELDMILKMGFPGYFLLVWDFIRKAREMGVPVGPGRGSAAGSIVAWSMKITDIDPMQYDLLFERFLNPERVSMPDVDIDFCRDGRQKVIDYVTEKYGQDKVSNIVTINQLKTKAVIKDVARVFEKDFAFANNLTKLVPQEPGKPITVGEALEKSDKLRELYESDPEVRNILDISARLEGLSRNTGVHAAGVIIAPDELTQFAPLSMDKDKKVMVQYTMIEAERAGLLKMDFLGLETLTQIAKTQEVIARRHGQPKDMTTIRTFDDKKTFELFAAGDTDGVFQFESGGMKQLLRQLGPDRFDDLIALNALFRPGPLGAGMGTTYVERRHGREPVTYMFPDLEPILAPTYGVILYQEQVMQIASLVAGYSLGEADMLRRAMGKKDKEKMAKEKTKFIEQGAARGYDKAKVAEMFDLIEYFAGYGFNKSHSAAYAMVAYETAYLKANYPVEFMAGLLSTKSGRTDDVAKYVQNCRERGIEVLGPDINQSALDFTATSERQIRFGFAAVKGLGEAALQAILEAREAEGGFKDLFHALKSTDLQKANRKVWESLIKAGAFDSLEPNRAALIEGLPGAVSAASRSGGDEGMTSLFDDAELASLSEDWRVPENVEPWDRKTRLAAEREVLGLFVSGHPLEEFADAIQVHTHGTLSKILEDVASGRLRDRNEVTLGAMVSTVAFKTNQKGEPWAILQVEDPAGKMEVLLMASKWDPVTKKPGRRPFEQYGHLALPEAMLRITGELRVETIQANGNGNGNGDSEEEEEQTVVKVFATQLEPLERFQGQGFTGALVRLPPGECPPRLAALLGDHRGDLPVTFEYRSKEGLVARVRASRDLRLKHDPDLAEKLAKETGCSLTWTY; encoded by the coding sequence ATGAGCTTCGCCCATCTCCACCTGCACACCGAACATTCGCTCCTCGACGGCCTGACGCGCATTCCCGATCTCGTGAAGAAGTGCCGGGCCTCCGGCATGCCCGCCGTGGCCGTCACCGATCACGGGAACATGTTCGGCATGATGAAGCTCTACGACGCCTGCGAGAAGACGAAGGATGCCGAGGGCAACTGGGCGGTGAAACCCATCCTGGGCTGCGAGGTCTATGTGGCCCCCAAGACCCGCTTCGACCGCAAGCTCGAGGCGAAGAACACCACTGGCGAGGAGGGCCTGGAGGACTGCGTGGATCCCAGCGGGTCCCGCGACGCGGGCTACCACCTGGTGCTGCTGGCGAAGAATTCCGTGGGCTTCGCCAACCTCTCCAAGCTGGTCTCCGCAGGCTTCACCGAGGGTTTCTACTACAAGCCCCGCATCGACAAGGACATCCTCCGCGAGCACAGCGAGGGCCTCATCGCCCTGTCAGCCTGCCTGGGCGGCGAGGTCCAGGCCCGCATCCTTCAGAACCGCCTGGACCAGGCGGAGCGCGTGTCCCGCGATTTCCGCGACATCTTCGGGGAGGACTTCTACCTGGAGATCCAGGACCAGGGCTTCGACAAGGAGAGGGAGATCATCCCCTACCAGATGGAACTGGCGAAGAAGCTGGGCATTCCCCTGGTGGCGACCAACGACGCCCACTACCTCAACCACGAGGACGCCGACTTGCACGACACGCTCCTGTGCATCGGCACCAAGACCACCAAGGCCAAGGAGAAGCGCATGCGCTTTTCCACCGATCAGTTTTTCGTCAAGACGCCCGAGGAGATGCGGTCCGTCTTCCCGGATCACCCGGAGTATCTGGAACGCACCCTCGAGATCGCCGCCAAGATCGACCTCTTCCCCATCACGCGGAAACCCGTCACGCCTCGCTTCCCGGTGCCTGAAGGCTACGACCTGGAATCCTACTTCCTGCATGTGGCGAAGGAGACCTTCGAGCAGCGCCTGGCCGAATGCCGCCCTCTCTGGCAGGCGGGCGCCCTCAAGCATGCCGAGGAGAAATACCGCGAGCGCCTGGCCTTCGAGCTCGACATGATCCTGAAGATGGGCTTCCCGGGTTACTTCCTCCTGGTCTGGGATTTCATCCGCAAGGCCCGGGAGATGGGCGTGCCCGTGGGCCCCGGCCGCGGTTCGGCGGCGGGCAGCATCGTGGCCTGGTCCATGAAGATCACCGACATCGACCCCATGCAGTACGACCTGCTGTTCGAGCGGTTCCTGAATCCCGAGCGCGTCTCCATGCCCGATGTGGACATCGACTTCTGCCGGGACGGCCGCCAGAAGGTCATCGACTATGTCACCGAGAAGTACGGCCAGGACAAGGTGAGCAACATCGTCACCATCAACCAGCTCAAGACGAAGGCCGTCATCAAGGATGTGGCGCGGGTCTTCGAGAAGGACTTCGCCTTCGCCAACAACCTCACCAAGCTGGTTCCCCAGGAGCCCGGCAAGCCCATCACCGTTGGCGAGGCGCTCGAGAAGAGCGACAAGCTCCGCGAGTTGTACGAGTCCGATCCCGAGGTGAGGAACATCCTCGACATCTCGGCGCGCCTTGAGGGCCTGTCCCGCAACACCGGCGTCCACGCGGCGGGGGTGATTATCGCGCCGGACGAGCTGACGCAGTTCGCGCCGCTCAGCATGGACAAGGACAAGAAGGTGATGGTTCAGTACACCATGATCGAGGCCGAGCGCGCGGGCCTGCTGAAGATGGACTTCCTGGGCCTCGAGACGCTCACCCAGATCGCGAAGACGCAGGAAGTCATCGCCCGGCGTCATGGCCAGCCCAAGGACATGACCACCATCCGCACCTTCGACGACAAGAAGACCTTCGAGCTCTTCGCCGCCGGAGACACGGACGGGGTCTTCCAGTTCGAATCCGGGGGCATGAAGCAGCTGCTCCGTCAGCTGGGCCCGGACCGCTTCGACGACCTCATCGCGCTCAACGCGCTCTTCCGCCCGGGGCCCCTCGGCGCGGGCATGGGCACGACCTATGTGGAGCGCCGCCACGGCCGCGAGCCCGTGACCTACATGTTCCCGGATCTGGAGCCCATCCTCGCCCCCACCTACGGCGTGATCCTCTACCAGGAACAGGTCATGCAGATCGCCAGCCTCGTCGCCGGCTACTCCCTCGGCGAGGCCGACATGCTGCGCCGCGCCATGGGCAAGAAGGACAAGGAGAAGATGGCGAAGGAGAAGACCAAGTTCATCGAGCAGGGCGCCGCCCGCGGCTACGACAAGGCCAAGGTCGCGGAGATGTTCGACCTCATCGAGTACTTCGCCGGCTATGGCTTCAACAAGAGCCATAGCGCCGCCTACGCCATGGTCGCCTACGAGACCGCCTACCTGAAGGCCAACTACCCCGTGGAGTTCATGGCGGGCCTGCTCTCCACCAAGTCGGGCCGTACGGACGATGTGGCGAAATATGTGCAGAACTGCCGGGAACGGGGCATCGAGGTGCTGGGCCCCGACATCAACCAGTCGGCGCTGGATTTCACCGCCACCTCCGAACGGCAGATCCGCTTCGGGTTTGCCGCGGTCAAGGGGCTCGGAGAGGCGGCGCTCCAGGCCATTCTCGAAGCCCGCGAAGCCGAAGGCGGGTTCAAGGACCTCTTCCATGCCCTGAAGAGCACCGATCTGCAGAAGGCCAACCGCAAGGTGTGGGAATCCCTCATCAAGGCCGGGGCCTTCGACAGCCTGGAACCCAACCGGGCCGCCCTCATCGAAGGCCTCCCCGGAGCCGTGTCCGCAGCCTCCCGCAGCGGCGGCGACGAGGGTATGACCAGCCTCTTCGACGATGCGGAGCTGGCCAGCCTCAGCGAGGACTGGCGTGTGCCCGAGAATGTCGAGCCCTGGGACCGCAAGACGCGGCTGGCCGCTGAACGAGAGGTGCTGGGCCTCTTCGTCAGTGGGCACCCCCTCGAGGAGTTCGCCGACGCCATCCAGGTGCACACGCACGGCACCCTGTCGAAAATCCTGGAGGATGTGGCCTCGGGCCGCCTCCGCGACCGGAACGAGGTGACGCTGGGCGCCATGGTCTCCACCGTGGCTTTCAAGACCAACCAGAAAGGCGAGCCCTGGGCCATCCTCCAGGTGGAGGACCCCGCCGGGAAGATGGAAGTGCTGCTCATGGCCAGCAAGTGGGATCCCGTCACCAAGAAGCCCGGTCGGCGGCCCTTCGAGCAGTACGGCCACCTCGCCCTGCCCGAGGCCATGCTGCGCATCACCGGCGAGTTGCGGGTGGAGACGATCCAGGCCAACGGAAACGGCAATGGCAACGGCGACTCCGAAGAAGAGGAGGAACAGACCGTGGTGAAGGTCTTCGCCACGCAGCTCGAGCCCCTGGAGCGCTTCCAGGGCCAGGGCTTCACCGGGGCCCTGGTGCGCCTGCCCCCGGGGGAATGCCCCCCGCGCCTGGCCGCCCTCCTGGGCGACCACCGGGGCGACCTTCCCGTGACCTTTGAATACCGCTCCAAGGAGGGGCTCGTGGCCCGCGTGAGGGCCAGCCGGGATCTGCGCCTGAAGCATGATCCCGACCTGGCGGAAAAGCTCGCCAAGGAAACAGGCTGCTCGCTGACCTGGACCTACTAG
- a CDS encoding helix-turn-helix domain-containing protein has translation MTRTEGLWVHGPAGSGVSSLAAELARRRGTPWTEAGEESDAGAWLTTHPGGVIAARHPAPEGLACLDLALPELEEHPEAIPAVLAALAAEEGLEGPLPPTLGTLPCPGNLRELRNRILRWKLLGQLPEPGPAGPPRFEAEDLATNLHELERFLLHRALRRAYGNRVEAAARLGVSRRQLYLLIRRHGDPVRGESGAGDLPHRLRKRRPPQNSSPDSSTR, from the coding sequence GTGACCCGCACCGAGGGGCTATGGGTCCATGGTCCCGCGGGCTCCGGCGTCTCCTCGCTGGCGGCCGAGCTCGCCCGGCGCCGCGGGACACCCTGGACCGAAGCCGGGGAGGAATCCGATGCGGGGGCCTGGCTCACCACCCATCCGGGGGGTGTGATCGCTGCCCGGCACCCGGCCCCCGAGGGCCTTGCCTGCCTGGATCTGGCTCTGCCGGAGCTGGAGGAACATCCCGAGGCCATACCGGCCGTCCTGGCGGCCCTCGCCGCGGAGGAGGGCCTGGAGGGGCCCCTGCCCCCAACCCTGGGCACCCTGCCCTGCCCCGGCAACCTGCGGGAATTGCGGAACCGCATCCTGCGCTGGAAGCTGCTGGGCCAGCTGCCCGAGCCCGGTCCCGCGGGGCCGCCACGCTTCGAGGCCGAGGACTTGGCCACCAACCTGCACGAGCTGGAGCGCTTCCTCCTGCATCGCGCCCTGCGCCGGGCCTACGGCAACCGCGTGGAGGCCGCCGCGCGCCTCGGGGTGAGCCGCCGCCAGCTCTACCTGCTCATCCGCCGCCATGGCGACCCCGTGCGGGGCGAATCCGGGGCCGGGGACCTCCCCCACCGGCTCCGGAAGCGCCGACCCCCCCAAAACTCCAGTCCCGACTCCAGCACCCGATAA
- a CDS encoding sigma-54 dependent transcriptional regulator yields the protein MATPLRVLVVDDDPGMRDGMAMSLKRSGFFAEQARGGEEALRMVRPGAYDAVVTDLRMPGMDGLQLTARLKAVDPGLPVLLITAFGSLETAREAMRLGAFDFLSKPFSPEELTLALNKALKSEGHLKAEEPAQAPVILTQDPVLGETLALARRAADSRATILIQAESGTGKELLAKLIHGSSPRRSGPFVAINCAAIPENLLESELFGYEKGAFTGATGTKAGRFEQADGGTLVLDEVGELPLGLQGKLLRVLQERTVDRLGGTRPIPVDVRLIALTNRDLQAEVKAGRFREDLYYRLNVIPLDLPPLRDRPGDLNLLASHFAERYARENERPVPELVPSFFAALTRHPWAGNIRELENVIQRCVVLSQGRRLSQQDLRWLLPAEAFEDLPDDPPESLVIEAWTPAASSAAPPRREAVAAATGTAPAGAVVADPQKPLVGVPMGTPVVLPLGLSLPELERFWLLSTLSALKGNRTHAAEQLDIALRTVRNKINEYKADGYAIPASQRGRDDD from the coding sequence ATGGCGACTCCCCTTCGGGTGCTGGTGGTGGACGACGATCCCGGAATGCGGGATGGCATGGCCATGAGCCTCAAACGGTCCGGGTTCTTCGCGGAACAGGCCCGGGGCGGCGAGGAGGCCCTGCGCATGGTGCGGCCCGGCGCCTACGATGCCGTGGTCACGGATCTGCGCATGCCCGGCATGGACGGCCTGCAGCTCACGGCCCGCCTGAAGGCGGTGGATCCGGGCCTGCCCGTCCTGCTCATCACCGCCTTCGGCAGCCTCGAGACAGCACGGGAAGCGATGCGCCTGGGCGCCTTCGACTTCCTCTCCAAGCCCTTCAGCCCCGAGGAACTCACCCTCGCCCTGAACAAGGCGCTCAAGTCCGAGGGCCACCTGAAGGCCGAAGAGCCGGCCCAGGCCCCGGTGATCCTCACCCAGGATCCCGTGCTGGGCGAGACGCTGGCCCTGGCGCGCCGGGCCGCCGACAGCCGCGCCACCATCCTCATCCAGGCCGAAAGCGGCACCGGCAAGGAGCTGCTGGCCAAGCTCATCCATGGCTCCAGCCCCCGTCGCAGCGGCCCCTTCGTGGCCATCAACTGCGCGGCCATCCCCGAGAACCTGCTGGAATCGGAACTGTTCGGCTACGAGAAGGGCGCCTTCACCGGCGCCACCGGCACCAAGGCCGGGCGTTTCGAGCAGGCCGACGGCGGCACCCTGGTGCTGGACGAAGTGGGCGAGCTGCCCCTGGGGCTCCAGGGCAAGCTGCTGCGCGTGCTGCAGGAACGCACGGTGGACCGCCTGGGCGGCACCCGCCCCATTCCCGTGGATGTGCGGCTCATCGCGCTCACCAACCGCGACCTGCAAGCCGAGGTGAAGGCCGGACGCTTCCGCGAGGACCTCTACTACCGCCTGAATGTGATCCCCCTGGACCTGCCCCCCCTGCGCGACCGGCCGGGTGACCTGAACCTGTTGGCCTCCCACTTCGCCGAACGGTACGCCCGGGAGAACGAGCGCCCCGTGCCCGAGCTCGTCCCCAGCTTCTTCGCCGCCCTCACGCGCCATCCCTGGGCCGGCAACATCCGCGAGCTGGAGAATGTCATCCAGCGCTGCGTGGTGCTGAGTCAGGGCCGTCGCCTCAGCCAGCAGGACCTCCGCTGGCTGCTGCCGGCCGAGGCCTTCGAGGACCTGCCCGACGACCCCCCCGAAAGCCTGGTCATCGAGGCCTGGACACCCGCCGCCAGCAGCGCAGCGCCCCCCCGGCGCGAAGCGGTGGCCGCAGCCACCGGTACCGCGCCCGCCGGGGCCGTGGTCGCCGACCCCCAGAAGCCCCTCGTCGGCGTGCCCATGGGCACGCCCGTGGTGCTGCCCCTGGGCCTGAGCCTGCCCGAACTCGAGCGATTCTGGCTGCTCTCCACCCTCAGCGCCCTGAAGGGCAACCGCACCCACGCCGCCGAGCAGCTGGACATCGCCCTCCGCACCGTGCGCAACAAGATCAACGAGTACAAGGCCGACGGCTACGCCATCCCCGCCAGCCAGCGGGGACGGGACGACGACTGA
- a CDS encoding YihY/virulence factor BrkB family protein, translating into MVEKVLGLWANLIAILERIARVLAVLWHEIARAVPPLGRAGAFTVEVLGKYHKDDCLSYAAGLSFWLIVSLVPLSTLLFKLLGAILGSRAYGPATLKTLEEIVPYLPDKLVVDALANSQKIGGMGLSWFVLLFGSYWGISQLDTSLAHVFGLRIKKHRQTRKNHLLRQVAFLVGGLLTMVIFLTLIIGGALRKFIPMKQADLLPYMGPLLGLLVVTMVLQHLPRLHVKFRHAFLGAAISTALWWLAKWGFGVYLRHTLTWGIMYGSLLGIVAALTFLYYSCAILLLGAEITAAFYRHESGATIVPPWLRAKAEDPAKS; encoded by the coding sequence GTGGTCGAGAAGGTCCTGGGCCTCTGGGCGAACCTGATCGCCATCCTGGAGCGGATCGCCCGGGTGCTGGCCGTCCTGTGGCACGAGATCGCCCGCGCCGTGCCGCCCCTGGGCCGGGCGGGGGCCTTCACGGTCGAGGTGCTGGGCAAGTACCACAAGGACGACTGCCTGAGCTACGCCGCCGGCCTCAGCTTCTGGCTCATCGTGAGCCTGGTGCCCCTGTCCACGCTGCTCTTCAAGCTGCTGGGGGCCATCCTCGGCAGCCGCGCCTATGGGCCGGCGACCTTGAAGACGCTGGAGGAGATCGTGCCCTACCTGCCGGACAAGCTCGTCGTGGACGCCCTGGCCAACAGCCAGAAGATCGGCGGCATGGGCCTCTCCTGGTTCGTGCTGCTCTTCGGCAGCTACTGGGGCATCAGCCAGCTGGACACCAGCCTCGCCCATGTCTTCGGCCTGCGCATCAAGAAGCACCGGCAGACACGCAAGAACCACCTGCTTCGCCAGGTGGCCTTCCTGGTGGGCGGACTGCTCACGATGGTGATCTTCCTGACGCTGATCATCGGCGGCGCCCTGCGGAAATTCATCCCCATGAAGCAGGCGGACCTGCTGCCCTACATGGGGCCCCTGCTGGGCCTGCTGGTGGTGACCATGGTGCTGCAGCACCTCCCGCGCCTGCATGTGAAGTTCCGCCATGCCTTTCTCGGCGCGGCCATTTCCACGGCCCTGTGGTGGCTGGCGAAGTGGGGCTTCGGCGTCTACCTGCGGCACACCCTGACCTGGGGCATCATGTACGGCTCCCTGCTGGGCATCGTCGCGGCCCTGACCTTCCTCTACTACAGCTGCGCCATCCTGCTGCTGGGCGCCGAGATCACGGCGGCCTTCTACCGCCACGAATCGGGCGCCACCATCGTGCCGCCCTGGCTGCGGGCGAAGGCCGAGGACCCGGCGAAATCCTAG